A genomic window from Hyla sarda isolate aHylSar1 chromosome 8, aHylSar1.hap1, whole genome shotgun sequence includes:
- the LOC130285281 gene encoding leucine-rich repeat-containing protein 70-like, whose amino-acid sequence MVTEFLDLSSCSLHTVPLLHNLWRLRTILLAQNAILHLGDGSLKGLQSLQILDLNGNKIGNLSVSFSLGLESLTHLFLAHNLLQSISKYSLQHLHNLELLNLQGNLIFFLDSGAFRSLTKLRHLVLKNNLLQSLGNDIFSVLQRLEFLDLSGNQISSLPSGVFTPLYSLTFLNLQNNQLRHLLFQTLSSLPSPGTLLLLSSNPWECDCDSQRMFGKLRSLQRISLQDGEDLNCADPPALKGRAITSLHTQLCVAETVTVLMISLTVVVTVVGAIVTADRSRKKSPRNHGNEMSGQE is encoded by the coding sequence ATGGTAACAGAATTTTTGGACCTTTCCAGCTGTTCCTTACATACTGTACCCCTTCTTCACAACCTCTGGAGGCTCCGTACAATTCTTCTGGCTCAGAATGCaatcttgcacttgggtgatggATCCTTGAAGGGCTTGCAGAGTCTTCAAATCTTGGACCTAAATGGAAATAAAATAGGAAATCTAAGTGTGAGTTTTTCCTTGGGTCTTGAGTCTCTCACACACCTCTTTCTGGCACATAACCTTTTGCAAAGTATTTCTAAATACAGTTTACAACACTTGCATAATCTAGAGCTATTGAATCTTCAAGGAAAtctcatttttttcctggattctGGAGCTTTTAGGTCTCTAACTAAACTTCGGCATCTTGTCCTAAAGAACAACCTGCTGCAGAGCTTAGGGAATGATATCTTCTCTGTCCTACAAAGACTTGAATTCCTTGATTTATCAGGAAATCAGATAAGCAGTCTGCCTTCTGGAGTGTTCACACCTCTCTATTCTCTGACGTTCCTCAATCTACAAAACAACCAGTTACGCCATCTACTCTTCCAAACTCTGAGTAGCTTGCCATCGCCTGGGACTCTACTCTTGTTGTCATCAAATCCATGGGAATGTGATTGTGATTCGCAGCGTATGTTTGGCAAGTTGAGAAGTTTGCAGAGAATCAGTCTACAAGATGGAGAAGATCTGAACTGTGCAGATCCCCCAGCATTGAAGGGGAGAGCCATTACCTCACTGCACACTCAGCTCTGTGTAGCAGAGACTGTAACTGTGCTGATGATCAGCCTAACTGTAGTAGTCACTGTGGTTGGTGCCATAGTGACTGCAGACAGAAGCCGCAAAAAGAGCCCCAGAAATCATGGGAATGAAATGTCTGGACAAGAATAA